A genomic window from Candidatus Tumulicola sp. includes:
- a CDS encoding 2-oxoacid:ferredoxin oxidoreductase subunit beta: MATQLTPKDFATATPSWWCAGCGDFGVLAALKQACAELGLQPKDVAFISGIGCSGKISGYLHSYAFHGVHGRALPTATAVKLANKDLTVIVAGGDGDGYAIGAGHFLHAVRRNPNMTYIVMDNQTYGLTKGQSSPTSMLGYLSGTSPSGNPDAPLNGLAVALAAGGTFLARGFSSEPKAMVELIKEAVLHPGLGIVEVMSPCVTFNKVNTYKWFKENVYHLSDIEGYDPSNRVKAFEILTQLGKIPLGVFYKEIRPTLEELMLKDGGPIARLPIEKIDPGLSKLQDAWT; this comes from the coding sequence ATGGCCACCCAACTCACGCCTAAAGACTTCGCGACCGCAACCCCCTCATGGTGGTGCGCGGGTTGCGGCGATTTCGGCGTGCTGGCCGCGCTGAAGCAAGCCTGCGCAGAACTCGGACTGCAGCCGAAGGACGTCGCGTTCATCTCCGGCATCGGCTGCTCGGGTAAGATCTCAGGCTACCTGCATTCATATGCGTTCCACGGCGTGCACGGCCGCGCGCTGCCGACCGCTACGGCGGTCAAGCTCGCCAATAAAGACCTGACCGTGATCGTCGCAGGCGGTGACGGCGACGGCTATGCCATCGGCGCCGGCCATTTCTTGCACGCGGTGCGGCGCAACCCGAACATGACGTACATCGTCATGGACAACCAGACGTACGGTCTGACCAAGGGCCAGTCCTCACCGACGAGCATGCTCGGCTACCTTTCCGGTACGAGCCCGAGCGGAAACCCCGATGCACCGCTCAACGGCCTGGCCGTGGCTCTGGCCGCGGGCGGCACGTTCCTTGCACGCGGCTTCTCGTCCGAACCCAAGGCGATGGTCGAGCTGATCAAAGAGGCGGTGCTCCATCCGGGTCTCGGCATCGTCGAAGTGATGTCGCCCTGCGTCACGTTCAACAAAGTCAACACCTACAAATGGTTCAAAGAGAATGTGTATCACCTGTCCGACATCGAGGGCTACGATCCGTCAAACCGCGTGAAGGCGTTCGAGATCTTGACCCAGCTGGGCAAGATCCCGCTCGGCGTCTTCTACAAAGAGATCCGTCCGACGCTGGAAGAGCTGATGCTCAAGGATGGAGGACCGATCGCGCGCCTTCCCATCGAAAAAATCGACCCGGGCCTCTCGAAGCTCCAAGACGCTTGGACGTAG